The DNA region ggaaagtattcagaccccttaactttttccacattttatgttacagacttatcctaaaatgtattaaatacatttttccctcatcaatctacccacacacactaccccataatgacaaagcgacaacaggttttcagaaatgtttgcagattaaaaaataaatgaatacaGAATAACCTTATTtccaaaagtattcagacactttgctatgagtgtcacgttctgaccatagttcttttgtgttttctttgttttagtgttggtcaggacgtgagctgagtgggcattctatgttgtgtgtctagttttcccgtttctatttttggcctgatatggttctcaatcagaggcaggtgttagtcattgtctctgattgagaaccatatttaggtagcctgttttgtgttgggttttgtgggtggttgtcttctgtcttcgtgtgtctgcaccagacagaactgtttcgtttttttcacatttgttgttttgtattttgtagtgttcacggttctcgtctttattaaacatgttgaacactaaccacgctgcgctttggtcctctccttcgtcCACAGAAGAAAGGCGTTACAATGAGacaaaaattgagctcaggtgcattctgtttccattgatcatctttgagatgtttcttcaacttgtaTTTTACCTCTGgtaaaatcaattgattggacatcatatggaaaggcacacacctgttgacaggtcatgtcagagcaaaaaccaagccatgaggttgaaggaattgaaCTTCGACCTcacggggaagggtaccaaaataattatgcagcattgaaggtcaccaagaacacagtggcctccattcttaaaatggaataagtttggaaccaccaagactcttcctagagctgttcgcctggccaaactgagcaatcgggggagaagggccttggtcagggaggtgaccaagaacccaatggtctctctgacagagctccagatttcctctgtggagatgggagaaccttctagaaagaCAATGCAATGGGAATTTTAATGTTGGTGCTTTTCTTATAACtaatttctgtgttctattcatgtgcttTTCTATATAAcaaatttctgtgttcatgcaagtggtTGATTGATCAAATCCACCTCTTATTAgtagctgcaatttggcagtacgacCAGACCTTGTTTTGAGAACCAACAAAagatctcagtttcaaggtctcaactTAGAGAGGGGAAGCCTCGTAAAGTGttggtcggtcacatgaatgaaacaaaatGGTAATTATTAATTAATTATGCAAAAATAACTTGTCTGTGTGTAGCTGTATATAAGACAACTAGGGGGGGCTGAGAGGCAATTCACCTTAAATGTATAAATAATTTTCATACACCTAACCAACTATCATTATTACACTAGCAGTGACTTGTTAGATGAAATACAACAGATATTGAGATTAATattaaatagaaatgtatttattGAGGCCTACTATAGTAACATGCTCCCCTGCTGTGGAGGGAGGCGCTCATTTTGGAAGTGTGCTGCTCTTTGCAGTGGTggaaagtacttaagtagtactttaaagtatttttacttgagtagatttttggggtatctgtactttactacttATATTGTTGACAACATTTACTTTCCTACATTCttgaagaaaataatgtactttttactccttacattttccctggcacccaaaagtacaagttacattttgaatgcttagcaggacaggaaaattgtctaattcacacacttatcaagagaacatccctggtcatccctaatgcctctgatTTGGCAGACTCACtcaacacaaatgcttagtttgtaaataatgtctgagtgttgaagtctgcccctggctgtctgtaaatcAAATATTAAATAATgctatctggtttgcttaatatacttctacttttgatacttaagtatattttagcgattacatttacttttaaCACAAGTCAATTTCAAACCAAAtagttttagacttttactcaagtagtattttactgggttactttctatgaaggtatctttagttttactcaagtataacaattgggtactttttccaccactactCTTTTGACGGCTACATGGAGCAGGCCTTTGCTGAGTACGCTTGGACAGCCTCGAGTGTTGATGCAAGCTGCTGGCGCTCATATTTGTCAGTCTCGTCCACATACAAAGGCTTGCAGTGTGTGGCCTCCAGATTGCGGGCCTGACAAAAACTAGGGCAAAGCAATTGGTTAGGTACTGCTCTTTTTCAgttgtcgtgggcagcctagctgtttgGAGAAGATGGTGCTTTCTGTACCCTTGAGTGCCATGAATACAGGGATATTTAAAATGTTTGGATCCTTTTTTTGTAAATGTAATTGGTGGATTCAAATAAAGTtttaaaaatgtgtgtgtgttggaaggtTGAGAGGTGAAGAGTTGAAAAGGCTCCAACAAGAACATTCCATTCGTATGTCTCTCTACAGGAAGCTGTGGTTGCTGTGGTTTTGTCACgccttgatctgtttcacctgtctttgtgatgtctccacccacctccaggtgtcacctgtTTTCCTCATTAGTCCCTGGGTACTTATTCCTGTGTTCCCTGTtagtctgttgccagtttgtcttgtcaacCAGTGAGTTCGTTCCTTGCTCCTGGTTTTTGCTTTTCTCtgtttttgctagtcctcccagttttgacccttgcctgcttTGACTCTGAaccacctgcctgaccatactgcctgccctgacctcaagcctgcctgccactctgttcctcctggactctgaccttgttatgatcatttacctgtccaccaacattctcttgcctgccccttggattATAGTAGTAAAACTCTAACCATCTGGGTCTCGCCCGGTGcccttatccccccccccccctcttcggGGGACAAATATCTTAGTTTTTTTACAGTCACATAACAATACTTTACcaaaccctcagccactctcagcccatcccacctatcaccatagaccactctcgtttggtttccatgtgccataCATTTTTCAATTATGCTGTGATGTTTGACAGAACTTTTGACCCTTTCTAGTCATATAttatccacagattgtgagctaaagatAATAAATAACTCCTATAGGTTGACTAACTATGGCATTCCAAATCGCCCAACACTGTTATTTGTAAGGTTAATTTTAACTGCatcttgtgatttttttttttaaccatccCTGAACCTGTGACCTGAAACAAGCTTAATAGAATACATGATCTATTGATTCTGTCTCTTTACAGCACAATCTACAGAGCTGAGACTGTCGGATGCCCCAtatcaactcagcaaaaaaagaaacaaccctttttcaggatcctgtctttcaaagacaattcgtaaaaatccaaataacctcacagatcttcattgtacatggtttaaacactgtttcccatgcttgttcaatgaaccataaacaattaatgaacatgcacctgtggaacggttgttaagacactaacagattACAGACGgtgggcaattaaggtcacagttaggacactaaaaacttaggacactaaagaggcctttctactgactctgataaATACAGAAAGAAAGATgcacagggtccctgctcatttgCGTGAACatgtcttaggcatgctgcaaggaggcatgaggaccgcagatatggccagggcaatacattttaATGTCTGTACCGttagacgcctaagacagcgctacagggagacaggatagacagctgatcgtcctcgcaatgGCAGAACACGTGCAACAACACCTGCACAAGATcgatacatccgaacatcacacctgcgggacaggtacaggatggcaacaacaacttcccgagttacaacaggaacgcacaatccctccatcagtgctgtcCACAATAGgcggagagaggctggactgagggcttgtagacctgttgtaaggcaggtcctcaccagacatcacctgcaacaactgggcacaaacccaccgtagctggaccagacaggactggcaaaaagtgctcttcactgacgagttgcggttttgtttcaccaggggtgatggccaGATTCGTGTTTATCAtggaaggaatgagcattacaccgaggcctgtactctggagcgggatagatttggaagtggagggtccgtcatggtctggggcgatgtgtcacagcatcatcggactgagcatgttgtcatagcaggcaatctcaatgctgtgcgttacagggaagacattctcctccctcatgtggtacccttcctgcaggctcatcctgacatgaccctccagcacaatgccaccagccatactgctcgtcctgtgcatgatttcctgcaagacaggaatgtcagtgttctgccatggccagcgaagagcccggatctcaatcccattgagcacatctgggacctgttggattggagggtgagggctatggccattccccccagaaatgtctgggaacatgCAGGTGGCTTGGTGgatgagtggggtaacatctcacagcaagaacgggcaaatctgatgcagtccatgaggaggagaagcACTTCAGTACTTTatacagctggtggccacaccagataattttccttcctcatgatgacaTTATGGACTTTACAGTTTcagaattagtgctacaggaagcaaatttctgtttgaaaaagctatccttagctttcctaactgactgtgtatattggttcctgacttccctgaaaagttgcatatcgcacgggctattcgatgctaatgcagaacgccacaggatgtttttgtgctggtcaagggcaatcAAGTCTGGGGTGgtaccaagggctatatctgttcttagttttacatttttttgagtggggcatgcttatttaagatggcgaggaaagcacttttaaagagcaaccaggcatcctctactgacgggatgaggtcaatatccttccagaatACCCAGGTCAGGTTGATTAGAAAAGcctgctgaagtgttttagggagcgtttgacagtgatgaggggtggtcgtttgaccgcggaccaaTTACGGACGCAGACAatcaggcagtgatcgctgatattctggttgaagacagcagaggtgcatttagagggcaagttggtcaggatgatatcgaAGAGGGTGCCCGTGGTTACGGATTTAGGCTTGTAcatggtaggttccttgatcatttgtgtgagattgaggacatctatcttagattgtaggacggccggggtatTAAGcacatcccagtttaggtcacctaacagtacgaactctgaagatagatggggggcaatcaattcacatatggctctctctcaattaaattaaattcaagggccgttattggcacgggaaacatatgttaacattgccaaagcaagtgaagtagatcatatacaaaagtgaaataaacaacacaaatgaacagtagacattacactcacagaagttccaaaagaataaagacatttcaaatgtcatattatgtatatgtagtctctctctctcaatctctctcacacactctctctccctctctctcactccctccatctctctcccagaaGTAGCAGAACTGATAGAGAGAATAAAAAAGAAAAGGAACATTTTTGTTATGGATTAATGAGAAATTAAATGTCCATGTCATTTTATTTACAGATGAAGTTTGAATCTCTGTTCATTCTATGGGTGGACACATTTGCAGTTCAATTTTTTTCCTGTAGATGACAGTTGTTCTCTGTTCTGTCCCGCTGGAGACCTAACAAGACACGAAGAAGTCTGACCTCCAAAAATGTGACAGCCTTGCTAATCTATCCCCGATATATCGGTCTGATTTATCAGAAACAACGTCAATATGAAGACATTTAATAATCACGGAACCTGTACACTATGTATGGTCGTCTCAACAACACGTTTCAAATACATACATTGTTAGACGTTTTACCAGTACAAGACTTTACTCGATTATTGACCTGTTTTGTCTGGTAGATATTGGGAAAAACATGCTTGCGTTTTCCTTGCAGGTCTTCATGAGTTGACGACGGTTGTGTGTACTCTGACATAAATAAACATGGTTGAAACCAAAACATTAGACTTCTACACGGTAGAACTGTCGGATACGGTAGGATTTTGAAGAAGAATTGTCATACTGCATTTATTCGTGTAATATGAACGGTTGATAGCTAACGAGTTGCAAGCTTGTTAACGTTAGCTACCAACAGTAACCCCGAGATTAGCTAactctagctagctactgtacacCCAGGACTGTAAAGATGTTGCAGTGTGTGTCTCGATCGTGTTTGAGGAACGGGAGAAGCATCGTAGACTACGTCGTCAGATACGGCTCTACTCAGACAGCACGAGGTCTGTCGAGCTTGGGCTCCGGTAGCACTGTGAGAGCTCCACGTTCCTGGTCGGTTCACCCGGTAACGGACATCAACCGAAGAGCCTTCACAGGGTCTGTGTCGGTGAGTTCTAGAAGAACCAGGGATGTCCAGGAATCACCGACCGCTCCCGCCCGCATGGGCCGGGCTGGGAGCGACCTGGGCGTTGAGGACTTCGGATCTCTTTCCGCTGATTTTTCCTCCAGACGGGCCTTCCGGAAGACCACCCCAGAGCTGCAGGATATGTTGTACCGGGAGGAGAGGCAGGCGGccgggcaggaggaggagagggagccggAGGCCTTCAGATCTAGGACTGGTCGGAGGAACacacagtactggtacttcctccAGTGTAAAAGACTCATCAAGGAGAACAAGGTACAGCGATCTCTTTCTTTATCAATCACCCCCTCTGGTTCtcatctttctttctctgtcccctCATCCTATGTCACTGTATCAGACACCTGAGAAAGAGaatgaggtagggagggaggaatggttGCGTGAAACGTCATCGACAGCCACCAGATTGCTATAacatgatgtggttagctgatacttAAAATACCTATTCAGGCGTTGTAAGGTCTGGCATGCATCATTaaggtaactctaggtcttcctttcctgtggcggtcctcaggagagccagtttcatcacagcgcctgatggtttttgcaactgcacttgaagaaactttcaaagttcttgaaatttccgtattgactgaccttcatgtcttaaagtaatgatggactgtcgttctctttgcttatttgagctgttcttgccataatatggacttggtcgttTACCAAATaggggccatcttctgtataccacccctaccttgtcacaacaaatgtaacaaggcacacctgttaattgaaatgcattccagatgactacctcatgaaactggttgagagaatgccaagagtgtgcaaagctgtcatcaaggcaaagggtggctactttgaagaatcaaatataaaatatattttgattaggttaacacttgtttggttactacatgattccatatgtgttatttcatagtttgatgtcttcactattattgtacaatgtggaaaaggtaaaaatatagaaaaacccttgaatgagtaggtgtgtccaaaattttgactggtactgtatatacatttgtCGTCGCAGAGGACGGCAGGTTACAAGGAGGCTCAGGTTGAGTCTCAGGCAGGATGAAAACCACTACATTGACCATGATCCATTGCTAGTTACGGCCACTTTCACCATTATCCCCAGCGTTTTATGGTTGCAATTCAGCAATATGGTGCACTTCAAATACTTcttgtgccatctggttttccATAGTAATACGTGGATGACGTCACTATCTACTAGTTTTAATGTCTGCGGTTCACGTTCCTGTGTGAGATGTTGGAGGTAAAGAGGCTCCAACCTGAAAAGTGTAACTATACTGTTCTGACctgtaacccctgacccctgaacTCTAACCCTCAGCTGTCTGAGGCCCTGTCCATGTTCCAGAGGGAGATGTTGGAGGGAGAAAGACTCCCACCTGAGGAATATAACTACACTGTCCTGATAGGAGGCTGTGGGCGAGCAGGACATCTCAAACACGCCTTCAAACTCTACAACGACGTACGTATAGAGACCAGACACACCCGTGCACACATTAACATGTTAGATTATCCCTGATGGTCCAGTTCTCAGAGATGatcttgtttaaaaaatatatagatccATTATTTTTTCTATACACTTTATATCTAGTTTTAGTCATTTAACTTAACACTGAAAATGTTACACCATcccaattttttaaataaattgtatttatttttgcgGTGGCGGCCACGATTTAGCAGCGGTGCACTATAGGGAAACGCTGTACATGGACAGTGACTcaaacgcacacagacacacacatatgttTCTCCCTCACCCCCAGATGATGATCATTATGGTGTATGTGTTTAATgtgatgtgtttgtgtgggtgacAGATGAAGAAGAGAGGTCTGGTTCCTAGCGACGCCACCTACACCGCTCTGTTCAACGCCTGTGCCGAGTCACCACGGAAACAAGCCGGGCTGCAGCAAGCCATCCACTTGGAGCAGGAGCTGCGGCGGAAGAACCATCCCCTCAGTGACATCACATACCATGCCCTGCTGAAGACACACGCCCTCACCAACCACCTTCGAGCCTGTTTACACACACTACGGGTAACTTTAGCCCCTGACCTCTAACACTTTCCCTCACCAAACACCTCAGAGCCTATCTACACACACTTATCCCTTGACCTCTATAGACAATAAAAACATAAGACCATATTAGATTTAAAATATTTCTCTTTATGAGATATTCAGGGCCTTTGTACATCCAAACAAAGTGTGtgcgtttgtttgtttgtaggaCATGCTACAGGCTGGTCATGCAGTAACTCAGGAGACCTTCCACTTCCTGCTGATGGGCTGTGTGAGAGACCGAGACACTGGCTTCAGACAGGCCCTGCaggtaacacacgcacacacatgtatTCAAACTTCTaaaactgttgtgtgtgtgtgtataatgtgtgtgtgtgttaggtgtatCGTCAGATGTTGAGGATGGGGATTCGTCCCGACGTCCAGAACTACAACCTGCTGCTCCGCGCTGCTAGAGATTGTGGGATAGGTAACCCCGCCGTGGCCTCTGCCCTGCTGCTGACCTCTGATTGTGGCCAGGAAGGTCAAGCGgtaaaggtcaggggtcaggggtcggcTCCGCTGGACGTCGACGCTCTGGAGAGTCAACTGTTCACACAACACCCCGACAACGACCTTAGTCACCATAACAATGACGCCACTCGCCGTAGCAATGACCCCAGTAACCATAGCATTGACCCTAGCaacatcctcagtcaccatagcGACCTGGACAGTAGTGTGGTCGCCCCGATAACAACCCAACTGGTGATggtgaggaagggaggagagcaaGAGGCTCCCATtggctctctcccctgtctgtcaggAACCAGTTCCCACCCCCCCAACCTGCTGGACCTATCAGTGGGCAGGGCTGAAGAGGGGGGTGTGGTCTCGCTTGGTGTGGTGAGCGGAATGTTCGATAGGCTGGCGCTGATGGGCGGGGCCCAGGGCTTCCTGGATAAGATGGCCACTGCGGGACTCTGCCCAGACATCAGAACTCTCACACTATTAGCTGACACCATGGAGCCCGGCATCCAATCACTGCACAGCCTGCTGGCGGTCGCTAAGCAACACGGTGTGAAGCTGGACGCAGCGTTCTACAACAGTGTGATCCGCAGGGCAGCACGTGCTGGAGATCTACAAGAGgctaaggtacacacacaccatcactatgtacacacacacacacctgagaggTATACTACATTTTAAACCAGATCTACTCAGGGTTTTACTAAAGCTAGCCGGCTTCAGTTAGCTTCACTTTCCAGCTCAGGCTTCAACCGTACTACGACGCTGGATATTGCTTTCCGCCTGCCGCTAACTTTAGCAGGCTTGTGACTGCGTGTGCATGTTGCACGCCAAACTCCATCGAGACGATGCTGAAACGTCAATCTATGGGCGAGTCGGTGCACCATTTTTATTTGTGCAGAAAGCAAGCAAATTCAGCAGGTTATGGTGTGAAATAGGTTTGTTGAAGTGCTGTCTTTATTTGATCACATCTCGTTAATGCCATCTTTGGTGTGCTTTCGGATGCTTATCATTGCACAAGCACCTTTTTTCCCCCACTCCTATCGATAAAATAACAAGTTATAAACAACTTTTACTATGCGTGAACTTTCAAATGCATTCTGTCATTACTAAATGTGCAATGTGATAAGAATTTTAACAtgactatttaaaaaaaacttgattaataaaatatttcatcAGTCTTCCTCAAATGAAAGGGGTGATGATGCAGTCTTTGCGAGAGGGAGGGAATCTTATATTTCATTCACCCTCAACTAGTGGCTCAGCCATTACATTCATGGTAAGTGGAGTTAGCCTGTTAGCCTGCCacggagcaggttagttctgaaggattcgttgccatagaaatgttcctggctaaaaggtgagccCCCTTCGTGGTATCGAGTTGAACTCagagttgaccaaagttacctCACTTAACTCCTCAAACCACTTACGTAGTATAGGGCTCTGAAGTTATACCAATGTTGTTGCAAGGTGTGCATGTtttctaactgtgtgtgtgtgtcaggcggTGATGTGTGTGATGCAGGAAAGACGTGTGCGTGCGGATGTACGGACGTACGGCAGTCTGGCTCTGGgctgcaacagacagacagatgcccTACAGCTGCTGGGGGAcatgcaggtaacacacacacacacacatgattacGTTGCCCCGGGTTGAGCTATGGTCTGTCACGTGACCGGGGTGAAGCTAGGTGGGAGAGGCCCGCCCTACTGCTCGATCATATTGTCAACAATGCAGCATAGTTCACAATAAATCATCAACTCCTTTCCATAAAATGTCTGAATTTTCTAAGTAGTTTTCATTGAGAAggcagataaataaataaaagtgtttTTATCAGAGCAATCATttttgcatgtgaaaacacaATC from Oncorhynchus nerka isolate Pitt River linkage group LG16, Oner_Uvic_2.0, whole genome shotgun sequence includes:
- the ptcd1 gene encoding pentatricopeptide repeat-containing protein 1, mitochondrial, producing the protein MLQCVSRSCLRNGRSIVDYVVRYGSTQTARGLSSLGSGSTVRAPRSWSVHPVTDINRRAFTGSVSVSSRRTRDVQESPTAPARMGRAGSDLGVEDFGSLSADFSSRRAFRKTTPELQDMLYREERQAAGQEEEREPEAFRSRTGRRNTQYWYFLQCKRLIKENKLSEALSMFQREMLEGERLPPEEYNYTVLIGGCGRAGHLKHAFKLYNDMKKRGLVPSDATYTALFNACAESPRKQAGLQQAIHLEQELRRKNHPLSDITYHALLKTHALTNHLRACLHTLRDMLQAGHAVTQETFHFLLMGCVRDRDTGFRQALQVYRQMLRMGIRPDVQNYNLLLRAARDCGIGNPAVASALLLTSDCGQEGQAVKVRGQGSAPLDVDALESQLFTQHPDNDLSHHNNDATRRSNDPSNHSIDPSNILSHHSDLDSSVVAPITTQLVMVRKGGEQEAPIGSLPCLSGTSSHPPNLLDLSVGRAEEGGVVSLGVVSGMFDRLALMGGAQGFLDKMATAGLCPDIRTLTLLADTMEPGIQSLHSLLAVAKQHGVKLDAAFYNSVIRRAARAGDLQEAKAVMCVMQERRVRADVRTYGSLALGCNRQTDALQLLGDMQAAGVQPSVQVFSALIGCASRRLDYVYLRLVLRAMREHNVPPNDIIITQLEHASQYPPNYNQYKFRNTYLSQIDGFRGYYHQWLTTMPAQETGGPERDHPAETRQDGHQQAAAAARRHRKQHS